Within the Mustela lutreola isolate mMusLut2 chromosome 2, mMusLut2.pri, whole genome shotgun sequence genome, the region CAAGTCGCCAGGCAGCATTCCAGCGCCCTGTGATCCCATCACTAGAAGGGCTCCCACATCTCCTTTTGCTCTGGAAGCTTATTTTTGCCAAGGTTGTTATCACCAAGCAGGCGCCAGAGCTCTGTTCCACTCACTGTCCAATTATGGCAAAATTCAAACAATAGACCTGTTATTCCGCTTGTAAGAATGTCCAGAGGGAATGCTTTTCCCCTCCCCAGGATCGAACTCTCGGTGCCCTTTGTGATATGCAAGacctcagggaaggcctctccgATTCCCAGACACAGAGCAGTGTGTGGGAGCTGCGAAATGGATCTCTGTGGCTGCCGTGGGCCGGGTCTCTTGTATTCTTTCCCCTGCGCTGGTCACTTCCCTGCACAGATCCTGCCCTGTGACTGGTTGAGGGAGAGACCTCTGGGAGCCTTGGGGTGGCAtttccaggtgcccccatgcatCCCCCATCCTGAGGCCTTGAGAGAAGATTGAGATGACATTCCCTCTAAAATAGCCCTAATTCCACCTGGCTGTTCCAGCTGTTCTTCAGCCTAACCCATGCATGTGGGCCCTGAGCTCTGTTGCAAGCCTCTAACCCCTGCCCAGCCGCTCAGAAGTGCTAGGCTTGGGCCTTCATGAAGCTTGTTCTAAAGCAGAAACTGACTTTATTTAAGCCTGCAGGTAGCTTTCTACCTCTTTACCAGATCGCTTCTCAAAATcacttcccccccttctctcctttcctttccaagaTCACAAAGgcaggagcacttgggtggctcagtcggtttagcatcttccttcggctcaggtcatgatcccagatcctgggattgagtcccgcatcgggctccccactgaggagccttcttctccctctcgcactgcttacttgtgctttctctctctgtgcgcCTGCTACTTGCTGAGTCCTAGACAAATGTTAGCAACGATGTCATCCTGAAGGAGCAGAGGATCGTGGGAAGACCCTGAGGCTTGGAATCAGGAGGCTGGGGTCTGAGTCGagttctgccacttgctggtGGCGTGATGCCAATTCCCAGCCCAAGAACCTCCCTGTCCCCAGAGCTATAAACCTGGAGTGAAGACAGCGTCTCTCTCCAGGCTGGTTTTGACCACCCGGGAAGATAGGGCCGGCAGACTGTTTCACCCACACAAACCAGGTTAAATctgctctctttccctttccaggCACACATTCTGGCAGTTCCGCCACGAGAACCCCAAGACACGGGTTGGAGGCCCCCCGCCCGAGGGGCTCCCCGGCTTCAATAGCGGAGTGATGCTGCTGAACCTGGAGGCCATGCGCCAGTCCCCCCTCTACAGCCGCCTGCTGGAGCCCACACAGGTACAGCAGCTGGCCGACAAGTACCACTTCCGTGGCCATCTCGGGGACCAGGACTTCTTCACCATGATTGGCATGGAGCACCCCGAGCTCTTCCATGTGCTGGACTGCACCTGGAACCGGCAGCTTTGCACCTGGTGGAGGGACCATGGCTACAGTGACGTCTTCGAGGCTTACTTCCGGTGTGAGGGCCATGTCAAGATCTACCATGGGAACTGCAACACCCCCATCCCTGACGTCTAGGTCCCGTCCCATCTGCTGTGCCCTCAGGTCTCAGGGTCTGGGGGAGGCCAGAGGGGTGCCCCTGTTAATCAGCCCCTGGCTGGTGTCCGAATCCCTATAGGGATGTGCTCTGGGGTAAGGGGCTGCAGCTGTCCCACCTGGTGGGTCCTTCTCCTGAGGCCACCCAGTGAGGATGGGCCTGTGAGTTGCTGGTGCTTGGGGCCTTTTCACTCTGCAGGGCCAGGTATTGTGGAGGGCAAACACGTAGACATCCTCCAGTGGGCTCGGAAGCAAGTGcgtaaagagaagaaaggaaggacaaTGGCGATCCGTGCCCTCGGCCCCCAAAGAATGGAAATCCTTTT harbors:
- the XXYLT1 gene encoding xyloside xylosyltransferase 1 isoform X3, with the translated sequence MQKHFSAGLGTYYSDSIFFLSVAMHQIMPKEILRIIQLDLDLKYKTNIRELFEEFDNFLPGAVIGIAREMQPVYRHTFWQFRHENPKTRVGGPPPEGLPGFNSGVMLLNLEAMRQSPLYSRLLEPTQVQQLADKYHFRGHLGDQDFFTMIGMEHPELFHVLDCTWNRQLCTWWRDHGYSDVFEAYFRCEGHVKIYHGNCNTPIPDV
- the XXYLT1 gene encoding xyloside xylosyltransferase 1 isoform X2 — encoded protein: MVVFHDVGVLTDKLFPVVEAMQKHFSAGLGTYYSDSIFFLSVAMHQIMPKEILRIIQLDLDLKYKTNIRELFEEFDNFLPGAVIGIAREMQPVYRHTFWQFRHENPKTRVGGPPPEGLPGFNSGVMLLNLEAMRQSPLYSRLLEPTQVQQLADKYHFRGHLGDQDFFTMIGMEHPELFHVLDCTWNRQLCTWWRDHGYSDVFEAYFRCEGHVKIYHGNCNTPIPDV